A single region of the Palaemon carinicauda isolate YSFRI2023 chromosome 17, ASM3689809v2, whole genome shotgun sequence genome encodes:
- the LOC137656470 gene encoding uncharacterized protein, producing MERSKRMSREAREEGERQEKMERSKRRWRETREEGERQEKMERSKRRRREQEKKERGKRKWREAREGGEKQEKKETGKRRRREAREDGEKQEKIERSKRRRREAREDGEKQEKKERGKRRLRGAREEGEKHDKLERSKRRWREAREEGERQEKIERSKRRWREAREEGERQEKMQRSKRRRREAREDAEKQEKMDISKRRRREAREDAEKQEKMDISKRRRREAREDGKKQEKMERSKRRRREAREDAEKQEKMDISKRRRRERYIQEKNDTKKRKTREESDVQEKNERSKRREPREEGEKQEK from the exons ATGGAGAGAAGCAAGAGAATGTcgagagaagcaagagaagaaggagagaggcaagagaaaatgGAGAGAAGCAAGAGAAGGTGGAGAGAAacaagagaagaaggagagaggcaagagaagatggagagaagcaagagaagaaggagagag caagagaagaaggagagaggcaagagaaaatgGAGAGAAGCAAGAGAAGGTGGAGAGAAACAAGAGAAGAAGGAGACaggcaagagaagaagaagagaggcaagagaagatggagagaagcaagagaagattgagagaagcaagagaagaaggagagaagcaagagaagatggagagaaacaagagaagaaggagagaggcaagagaagatTGAGAGGagcaagagaagaaggagagaagCATGATAAGCTGGAGAGAAGCAAGAGACGAtggagagaagcaagagaagaaggagagaggcaagagaagattgagagaagcaagagaagatggagagaagcaagagaagaaggagagaggcaagagaagatgcagagaagcaagagaagaaggagagaggcaagagaagatGCAGAGAAGCAAGAGAAGATGGATATAagcaagagaagaaggagagaggcaagagaagatGCAGAGAAGCAAGAGAAGATGGATATAagcaagagaagaaggagagaggcaagagaagatggaaagaagcaagagaagatggagagaagcaagagaagaaggagagaagcaagagaagatgCAGAGAAGCAAGAGAAGATGGATATAagcaagagaagaaggagagag CGATATATACAAGAAAAGAATGACACAAAAAAGAGAAAAACGAGAGAAGAAAGTGATGTGCAAGAGAAGAACGAGAGAAGCAAGAGGAGAGAGCcaagagaagaaggagagaagCAAGAGAAGTAG